The Mycolicibacterium doricum genome includes a region encoding these proteins:
- a CDS encoding bifunctional nuclease family protein: MAEVRVVGIRVEQPQNQPVLLLRESNGDRYLPIWIGQSEAAAIALEQQGVEPARPLTHDLIRDVIAALGHSLKEVRIVDLQEGTFYADLIFDRDIKVSARPSDSVAIALRVGVPIYVEEAVLAEAGLLIPDENDEEAAGTVREDEVEKFKEFLDSVSPDDFKAT, translated from the coding sequence ATGGCTGAGGTTCGTGTGGTCGGCATTCGCGTGGAGCAGCCCCAGAACCAGCCGGTGCTGCTGCTGCGCGAGTCCAACGGCGACCGTTATCTGCCGATCTGGATCGGCCAGTCGGAGGCCGCCGCGATCGCCTTGGAACAGCAGGGTGTCGAGCCGGCCAGACCGCTGACCCACGATCTGATCCGCGACGTCATCGCCGCGCTCGGGCATTCGCTCAAGGAGGTGCGGATCGTCGACCTGCAGGAGGGCACCTTCTACGCCGACCTGATCTTCGACCGGGACATCAAGGTGTCGGCCCGGCCGTCGGATTCGGTGGCCATCGCACTGCGCGTCGGAGTGCCCATCTACGTCGAGGAGGCAGTGCTGGCCGAGGCCGGGCTGTTGATCCCCGACGAGAACGACGAAGAGGCCGCCGGCACGGTCCGTGAGGACGAGGTGGAGAAGTTCAAGGAATTCCTCGACAGCGTGTCTCCTGACGACTTCAAAGCGACCTGA
- a CDS encoding DUF881 domain-containing protein, translated as MADGKDARPPTPDERRALGGFDPEAGLSHHDGAAPQKIPVPSLLRSLLSEHLDPGYAAAAAARRDGARRSRAVEWGWQLAAALAVAAVFGLAAAQAQTAAPATREAQHVLAGSVRAAEATDDQLTAQRNTLAAQVTIERRSRLEGDERGRRLLAELDVAEVSAAATPVIGPGLSVTVTEPGLSNDLSDVSKQRVAGSRQVILDRDLQLVVNSLWVSGGEAVAVGGVRIGPNVTIRQAGGGILVDNQPISSPYLLQAVGPPKSMADTFNRSAGLQRLRLLEMSYGVGVSVSTADALTLPAGSVRDVNFAKQIGTR; from the coding sequence GTGGCTGACGGGAAGGACGCGCGACCGCCGACGCCCGACGAGCGGCGGGCACTGGGCGGATTCGACCCCGAGGCGGGTCTCAGCCACCATGACGGCGCAGCGCCCCAGAAGATCCCGGTGCCGTCGCTGCTGCGATCGCTACTGTCCGAACATCTCGACCCAGGGTATGCGGCTGCGGCAGCCGCGCGGCGCGACGGTGCCAGGCGGTCCCGCGCCGTCGAGTGGGGTTGGCAGCTGGCCGCGGCGCTGGCCGTCGCGGCGGTGTTCGGTCTCGCCGCCGCGCAGGCGCAGACCGCCGCCCCCGCCACGCGCGAGGCGCAGCATGTCCTCGCCGGGAGCGTGCGGGCGGCCGAGGCGACCGACGACCAGCTCACCGCGCAGCGCAACACGCTGGCCGCCCAGGTCACGATCGAACGCCGGAGCCGACTCGAGGGCGACGAACGCGGCCGACGGCTGCTGGCCGAGCTCGACGTCGCCGAAGTCTCCGCCGCAGCGACCCCGGTGATCGGTCCGGGGCTGAGTGTCACCGTCACCGAACCCGGTCTGTCGAACGACCTGTCCGACGTCTCGAAGCAACGGGTCGCCGGCAGCCGACAGGTCATCCTCGACCGCGATCTGCAGTTGGTGGTCAACTCGCTGTGGGTCAGCGGCGGGGAAGCGGTGGCTGTCGGCGGTGTGCGCATCGGGCCCAACGTCACGATCCGGCAGGCCGGCGGCGGCATCCTCGTCGACAACCAACCCATCAGCAGCCCGTACCTCCTGCAGGCGGTCGGCCCGCCCAAGTCGATGGCCGACACCTTTAACCGCAGCGCCGGGTTGCAGCGGCTGCGGCTCCTCGAAATGTCCTACGGCGTCGGGGTTTCGGTCAGCACCGCAGATGCGCTCACCCTCCCTGCCGGTTCGGTGCGGGACGTCAACTTCGCCAAGCAGATCGGAACCAGATGA
- a CDS encoding vWA domain-containing protein: MGRHSIPDPEDSDDEAGVPDDGIDDGGNGPDPGPSGRHSGEFPAQPWAAGEPHEGTHGTADGDYDGGHYDGDYGDGDYDDGDYDADAYGGDRPVAADPPPSTGPTGAAHSGDWDGGEWTGSHRAVTPGRRGISLGVIAALVTVVVVVGAVIVWRFFGDALSERSDAASARCVDGNLDVAVLADPSIADTIRGLADQYNENAAPVGDRCVEVGVRPAGSEQVIAGFGDTWPADLGERPALWIPASGVSAARLEAATGQKTVSDSRTLVSTPVVLAVRPELEAALGQQNWGTLPALQTNPTALDGLGLPGWGSLKLALPRSGNADASYLAAEAVAAAATPDGAPVTEGISAVTTLAAAAPELPDDTADTAMAALLGSDDPAEAPVHAVAMTEQQVVARAASVPDAKSTLASWLPPGPVATADYPTVLLAGDWLEREQVSAASQFARFMREPDQMSQLTKAGFRTQGGTPPPSEVTDFPNLAAPLSVGDGAARAKLAEALPSPAQAATTTIMLDLSMPAQEGGNTRLGNVVNALIPRVEALPPTTALGLWTFDATAGNSQVNTGPLSEPVGGQPRSAALTATLDTLSSTSGGAVSFTTLRLVYNDALANFRTGQPNSVLVITQGPHTDQTLGSAGLEAFIRGAFDPARPVAVNVIDFGDDSDRATWENVARTTGGQYQNLATSDTPELAAAITTLLR; the protein is encoded by the coding sequence ATGGGTAGGCACAGCATTCCCGATCCCGAGGACTCCGACGACGAAGCCGGTGTCCCCGACGACGGGATCGACGACGGGGGAAACGGCCCCGATCCCGGACCGTCGGGCCGGCACAGTGGTGAGTTCCCGGCACAGCCCTGGGCTGCGGGCGAGCCCCACGAGGGCACCCACGGCACTGCCGACGGGGACTACGACGGGGGTCACTACGACGGGGACTACGGCGACGGGGACTACGACGACGGGGACTACGACGCCGACGCGTACGGTGGCGACCGTCCGGTGGCCGCCGATCCCCCGCCCTCCACAGGTCCGACCGGGGCCGCGCACAGCGGCGACTGGGACGGCGGCGAGTGGACCGGCAGTCACCGCGCGGTGACGCCGGGCCGGCGTGGCATCAGTCTCGGGGTCATCGCCGCGCTCGTCACGGTGGTCGTCGTGGTCGGCGCGGTGATCGTGTGGCGTTTCTTCGGCGACGCCCTCTCCGAGCGCAGCGATGCCGCGTCGGCCCGGTGTGTCGACGGCAACCTCGACGTCGCCGTGCTGGCCGACCCGTCGATCGCCGACACCATCCGCGGACTGGCCGACCAGTACAACGAAAACGCCGCGCCGGTCGGCGACCGCTGCGTGGAGGTCGGCGTCAGACCGGCAGGTTCGGAGCAGGTGATCGCGGGCTTCGGCGATACCTGGCCCGCCGACCTCGGGGAGCGTCCGGCGCTGTGGATCCCGGCGAGCGGCGTCTCGGCGGCCCGGCTCGAAGCGGCGACCGGTCAGAAGACCGTCAGCGATTCCCGCACACTCGTCAGCACACCGGTCGTCCTCGCGGTACGGCCCGAACTCGAGGCGGCACTGGGGCAACAGAACTGGGGCACCTTGCCTGCTCTGCAGACCAACCCGACAGCGCTCGACGGGCTCGGTCTGCCCGGGTGGGGTTCACTGAAGCTCGCACTGCCGCGCAGCGGGAACGCCGATGCATCGTATCTGGCGGCCGAGGCCGTCGCCGCGGCCGCGACTCCCGACGGCGCACCCGTGACCGAGGGGATCAGCGCGGTCACTACGCTGGCCGCCGCAGCGCCGGAACTTCCCGACGACACCGCGGACACCGCCATGGCGGCGCTGCTGGGCTCCGATGACCCGGCGGAGGCGCCGGTGCACGCCGTGGCGATGACCGAACAGCAAGTGGTGGCGCGTGCGGCGTCGGTCCCCGACGCGAAGTCCACCCTCGCCTCGTGGCTACCGCCGGGTCCGGTGGCGACCGCCGACTACCCGACGGTGCTGCTGGCCGGTGACTGGCTGGAACGTGAACAGGTCAGCGCCGCCAGCCAGTTCGCCCGGTTCATGCGAGAGCCCGATCAGATGAGCCAGCTCACCAAGGCCGGCTTCCGCACCCAGGGCGGCACCCCGCCACCCAGCGAGGTCACCGATTTCCCGAACCTGGCCGCCCCGTTGTCCGTCGGTGACGGTGCGGCCCGGGCGAAGCTGGCCGAGGCCCTGCCCTCACCGGCGCAGGCCGCGACCACCACGATCATGCTCGACCTGTCCATGCCGGCCCAGGAGGGCGGTAACACGAGGCTGGGCAACGTCGTCAACGCGCTGATCCCGCGGGTGGAGGCGCTGCCGCCGACCACCGCGCTGGGCCTGTGGACGTTCGATGCCACCGCCGGCAACTCGCAGGTCAACACCGGACCGTTGTCCGAACCGGTCGGTGGTCAGCCGCGGTCGGCTGCCTTGACCGCGACGCTCGACACGCTGTCGTCCACCTCCGGTGGCGCGGTCTCGTTCACCACGCTGCGGCTTGTCTACAACGACGCACTGGCCAACTTCCGCACCGGCCAACCCAATTCGGTGCTGGTAATCACTCAGGGACCGCACACCGACCAGACCCTCGGCAGTGCGGGGCTCGAGGCGTTCATCCGGGGCGCGTTCGATCCCGCCCGGCCGGTGGCGGTCAACGTCATCGACTTCGGCGACGACTCCGACCGGGCGACCTGGGAGAACGTCGCGCGGACCACCGGGGGTCAGTACCAGAACCTCGCGACGTCCGACACACCCGAGTTGGCTGCGGCGATCACGACTTTGCTCAGATGA
- a CDS encoding DUF881 domain-containing protein: MTESSGKGPEHPADHHGRHELPSPTPRRPIGGLLRPGGSQLLFGALAVLLCIVLGVAIVTQVRENESGDSLETARPADLLVLLDSLQQREAALNTEVADLRRTLEQLAASGSNDQAAIESAQARLAALSILIGAVGATGPGVILTVTDATPGVPPETILDVVNELRAAGAEAIQIQGTAGRQPVMVRVGVDTWIVGRPGALNVDGASLSPPYTIAAIGDPPTLAAAMNIPGGAMDSIERVGGTMAIEQADRVEVTALRQPKDRQYAQPVK; the protein is encoded by the coding sequence ATGACCGAGTCATCGGGCAAGGGACCCGAACACCCTGCCGATCACCATGGCCGCCACGAACTGCCGTCGCCGACCCCGCGTCGACCGATCGGCGGCCTGCTGCGCCCAGGTGGCTCACAGTTGCTGTTCGGCGCGCTCGCAGTCCTGCTGTGCATCGTGCTGGGCGTCGCGATCGTCACCCAGGTCCGCGAGAACGAATCGGGTGACTCCCTCGAGACCGCCCGGCCGGCCGACCTCCTGGTGCTCCTCGACTCACTTCAGCAGCGCGAGGCCGCACTCAACACCGAAGTCGCTGATCTGCGCCGGACGCTCGAGCAGTTGGCGGCTTCCGGAAGCAACGACCAGGCGGCCATCGAAAGCGCGCAGGCCCGCCTCGCGGCGCTGTCCATCCTCATCGGAGCGGTCGGCGCGACGGGTCCAGGCGTGATCCTCACCGTCACCGACGCCACCCCGGGTGTCCCGCCCGAGACGATCCTCGACGTGGTGAACGAACTGCGCGCCGCCGGTGCCGAGGCGATCCAGATTCAGGGCACCGCTGGCCGGCAACCGGTGATGGTGCGGGTCGGCGTCGACACCTGGATCGTCGGCAGGCCTGGCGCGCTCAACGTCGACGGGGCATCGCTGAGCCCGCCGTACACCATTGCCGCCATCGGCGACCCGCCGACCCTGGCGGCGGCGATGAACATCCCCGGCGGTGCGATGGACAGCATCGAACGCGTGGGCGGGACCATGGCGATCGAGCAGGCCGACCGGGTGGAGGTGACCGCCTTGCGGCAACCGAAAGACCGCCAATACGCTCAGCCAGTGAAATAG
- a CDS encoding small basic family protein, producing the protein MIGIAALLVGIVLGLVFRPSVPDFVEPYLPIAVVAALDAVFGGLRAYLERIFDSKVFVVSFVFNVLVAALIVYVGDQLGVGTQLSTAIIVVLGIRIFGNAAALRRRLFGA; encoded by the coding sequence ATGATCGGAATCGCCGCGCTGCTCGTAGGCATCGTGCTCGGGCTGGTCTTCCGCCCGAGCGTGCCGGATTTCGTCGAGCCCTATCTGCCCATCGCGGTCGTCGCGGCGCTCGACGCCGTGTTCGGTGGCCTGCGCGCCTATCTCGAACGGATCTTCGACTCCAAGGTATTCGTGGTGTCGTTCGTATTCAACGTGCTCGTCGCCGCGCTGATCGTCTACGTCGGTGACCAGCTGGGCGTGGGCACCCAGTTGTCCACCGCGATCATCGTCGTGCTCGGGATCCGTATCTTCGGCAACGCTGCCGCCCTGCGGCGCAGACTCTTCGGCGCCTGA
- a CDS encoding MerR family transcriptional regulator: MGDTPRQGELDLSTESTPESATRVTNEPVQAGLFPDDSVPDELVGYRGPSACQIAGITYRQLDYWARTSLVVPSIRGAAGSGSQRLYSFKDILVLKIVKRLLDTGISLHNIRVAVDHLRQRGVGDLANITLFSDGTTVYECTSAEEVVDLLQGGQGVFGIAVSGAMRELTGAIADFPGERADGGESIAAPEDELASRRKHRGDRKIG, from the coding sequence GTGGGCGACACGCCACGTCAGGGAGAGCTGGATCTGTCGACCGAGAGCACCCCTGAGTCGGCGACCCGGGTGACGAACGAACCGGTGCAGGCCGGGCTGTTCCCCGACGACTCCGTCCCCGACGAACTCGTCGGCTACCGTGGGCCGAGCGCCTGCCAGATCGCCGGCATCACCTACCGCCAGCTGGACTACTGGGCTCGCACCTCACTGGTGGTGCCCTCGATCCGTGGTGCGGCCGGTTCGGGCAGCCAGCGGCTCTACTCGTTCAAGGACATTCTGGTTCTCAAGATCGTCAAGCGGCTGCTCGACACCGGGATCTCTCTGCACAACATCCGCGTCGCCGTCGACCATCTGCGTCAGCGCGGCGTCGGCGACCTGGCGAACATCACGCTGTTCTCCGACGGCACCACGGTGTACGAATGCACTTCCGCCGAGGAGGTCGTCGACCTCCTCCAGGGCGGGCAGGGTGTCTTCGGCATCGCGGTCTCGGGTGCGATGCGCGAGCTGACCGGTGCCATCGCCGACTTTCCGGGTGAGCGGGCCGACGGTGGCGAATCGATCGCGGCCCCCGAGGACGAGCTGGCCTCGCGGCGCAAGCACCGCGGCGACCGCAAGATCGGCTGA
- the gcvP gene encoding aminomethyl-transferring glycine dehydrogenase: MLDAHQPGFADRHIGPDSDAVTVMLDTIGVANLDDLAAKALPANILDARSVDGDAPGLDVLPAPASESEALAELRSLAESNTVAVSMIGQGYFDTLTPPVLRRNILENPAWYTAYTPYQPEISQGRLEALLNFQTMVSDLTGLEVANASMLDEATAAAEAMTLMQRAGRTTKGATARLVVDADVYRQTAAVLATRARPLGIEIVTADLRDGLPEGDFFGVIVQLPGASGALVDWAPLVADAHHRGALVAVGADLLALTLVTPPGDFGADVSFGSTQRFGVPMGFGGPHAGYLAVHTKHARQLPGRLVGVSVDADGSPAYRLALQTREQHIRRDKATSNICTAQVLLAVIAAMYASYHGAEGLTSIARRVHGHARAIATGLAEAGADVVHGAFFDTVLVHVSGRAAEIRDAAKSHGINIWLVDADHVSVACDEATTADHVAAVLAAFGATRGRQPFSGPEIATRTSVFLTHPAFTRYRTETEMMRYLRSLADKDIALDRSMIPLGSCTMKLNAAAEMEPITWPEFARQHPFAPEGDTPGLRKLIADLQTWLTGITGYDEISLQPNAGSQGEYAGLLAIKAYHDANGAPQRDVCLIPSSAHGTNAASAALAGMRVVVVGCRPNGDVDLDDLRAKVTENAERLAALMITYPSTHGVYEHDVAEICAAVHDAGGQVYVDGANLNALVGLARPGRFGGDVSHLNLHKTFCIPHGGGGPGVGPVAVRAHLAPYLPGHPLADELGDDYTVSAAPYGSASILPITWMYIRMMGAPGLRAASLTAIASANYVARRLDEYYPVLYAGENGMVAHECILDLRPVTKQTGVTVEDVAKRLADFGFHAPTMSFPVAGTLMVEPTESESLTEVDAFCEAMIAIRAEIDNVGAGLWSRDDNPLHAAPHTAESLLVAEWNHPYTREQAAYPLGKGFRPKVWPPVRRIDGAYGDRNLMCSCPPVEAFT, encoded by the coding sequence GTGCTCGATGCCCACCAGCCCGGTTTTGCCGACCGGCACATCGGTCCCGATTCCGATGCCGTCACGGTCATGCTCGACACCATCGGCGTGGCGAACCTCGACGACCTCGCCGCCAAGGCGCTGCCAGCGAACATCCTCGACGCCCGGTCGGTCGACGGGGACGCACCCGGTCTCGACGTGCTGCCCGCCCCCGCGTCCGAGAGCGAGGCGCTCGCCGAACTACGTTCGCTCGCCGAGTCGAACACCGTCGCGGTGTCGATGATCGGGCAGGGCTACTTCGACACCCTGACCCCCCCGGTACTGCGCCGCAACATCCTGGAGAATCCCGCCTGGTACACCGCGTACACGCCGTACCAGCCCGAGATCAGCCAGGGCCGACTCGAGGCACTGCTCAACTTCCAGACCATGGTGTCGGATCTGACCGGTCTGGAAGTGGCCAACGCGTCGATGCTCGACGAGGCGACCGCGGCGGCCGAAGCCATGACGTTGATGCAGCGGGCGGGCCGCACCACTAAGGGCGCGACGGCCCGCCTTGTCGTGGATGCCGACGTGTACCGCCAGACCGCCGCGGTGCTCGCGACGCGGGCGCGACCGCTGGGAATCGAGATCGTCACCGCCGACCTGCGTGACGGGCTGCCCGAGGGCGACTTCTTCGGTGTGATCGTCCAACTGCCGGGCGCCAGCGGTGCGCTCGTCGACTGGGCGCCGTTGGTGGCGGACGCCCACCACCGCGGCGCACTGGTCGCGGTCGGCGCCGATCTGCTGGCCCTGACACTGGTCACCCCGCCCGGCGACTTCGGCGCCGACGTGTCCTTCGGCAGCACGCAGCGCTTCGGTGTGCCGATGGGGTTCGGCGGCCCGCACGCCGGCTACCTGGCGGTCCACACCAAGCACGCCAGGCAGCTGCCCGGTCGCCTCGTCGGGGTGTCCGTGGATGCGGACGGGTCGCCGGCCTACCGGCTGGCGCTGCAAACCCGGGAACAACACATTCGGCGCGACAAGGCGACCAGCAACATCTGCACCGCCCAGGTGCTGCTGGCGGTCATCGCCGCGATGTACGCGAGCTATCACGGCGCCGAGGGTCTGACCTCGATCGCCCGACGCGTCCACGGGCACGCCCGCGCGATCGCGACCGGTCTCGCGGAGGCCGGGGCCGACGTGGTGCACGGCGCATTCTTCGACACCGTGCTGGTTCACGTGTCGGGCCGGGCGGCCGAGATCCGCGACGCCGCGAAATCCCACGGGATCAACATCTGGCTCGTCGACGCCGATCACGTCTCGGTGGCCTGTGACGAGGCGACCACCGCCGACCACGTCGCCGCGGTGCTCGCGGCGTTCGGCGCCACCCGTGGCCGGCAGCCCTTCAGCGGTCCTGAGATCGCCACCCGCACATCGGTATTCCTGACCCATCCGGCGTTCACCCGGTATCGCACCGAAACCGAGATGATGCGCTACCTGCGGTCGTTGGCCGACAAGGACATCGCGCTGGACCGCAGCATGATCCCGCTCGGTTCCTGCACCATGAAACTCAACGCCGCCGCCGAGATGGAGCCGATCACCTGGCCGGAGTTCGCCAGGCAGCATCCGTTCGCCCCGGAGGGCGACACCCCGGGCCTGCGCAAGCTGATCGCCGACCTACAGACCTGGCTGACCGGCATCACCGGCTACGACGAGATCTCGTTGCAGCCCAACGCCGGATCCCAGGGCGAGTACGCCGGCCTGCTGGCGATCAAGGCCTACCACGACGCCAACGGCGCACCCCAACGCGATGTGTGCCTGATCCCGTCGAGCGCCCATGGCACCAACGCGGCGTCAGCGGCGCTGGCCGGGATGCGGGTGGTCGTGGTGGGCTGCCGGCCCAACGGCGACGTCGACCTCGATGACCTGCGCGCCAAGGTGACCGAGAACGCGGAGCGCCTGGCGGCGCTGATGATCACCTATCCGTCCACCCACGGTGTGTACGAACACGACGTCGCCGAGATCTGTGCGGCCGTGCACGATGCCGGCGGTCAGGTCTACGTCGACGGCGCGAACCTCAACGCGCTGGTCGGCCTGGCCAGGCCGGGGAGGTTCGGCGGTGATGTCAGTCATCTCAACCTGCACAAGACGTTCTGCATCCCGCACGGCGGAGGCGGTCCCGGTGTCGGGCCGGTCGCGGTGCGCGCCCACCTGGCGCCGTATCTGCCGGGCCATCCGCTCGCCGACGAACTCGGTGACGACTACACCGTGTCGGCCGCTCCGTACGGCTCGGCGTCGATCCTGCCGATCACCTGGATGTACATCCGCATGATGGGGGCACCCGGTCTACGCGCGGCGTCGCTCACCGCGATCGCGTCGGCCAACTACGTCGCCCGCCGTCTCGACGAGTACTATCCGGTGCTGTACGCGGGGGAGAACGGCATGGTGGCCCACGAGTGCATCCTGGATCTGCGGCCCGTCACCAAGCAGACCGGTGTCACCGTGGAAGACGTGGCGAAACGGTTGGCCGACTTCGGTTTTCATGCGCCGACGATGAGCTTCCCGGTGGCAGGCACGTTGATGGTCGAGCCGACCGAAAGTGAATCGCTCACCGAGGTCGATGCGTTCTGCGAGGCGATGATCGCGATCCGCGCCGAGATCGACAATGTGGGGGCCGGACTCTGGTCCCGTGATGACAACCCCTTGCACGCGGCTCCGCACACCGCCGAGTCGCTGCTGGTGGCGGAGTGGAATCACCCGTACACGCGCGAGCAGGCGGCTTACCCGCTGGGTAAGGGCTTCCGGCCCAAGGTGTGGCCGCCGGTGCGACGGATCGACGGGGCCTACGGCGATCGGAACCTGATGTGCTCGTGCCCGCCGGTCGAGGCGTTCACCTAA
- the gcvH gene encoding glycine cleavage system protein GcvH → MTDIPAELYYTEEHEWVLRTGDDTLRVGITDYAQAALGDVVFVQLPDVGADLTSGESFGEVESTKSVSDLYAPVTAKVLAVNENLESSPDLVNSDPYGEGWLVDLQLDADEMEAALDGLLDADGYRGVVTE, encoded by the coding sequence GTGACCGACATCCCAGCCGAGCTGTACTACACCGAGGAACACGAGTGGGTGCTCCGTACGGGTGACGACACTCTGCGCGTCGGCATCACCGACTATGCGCAGGCGGCGCTCGGTGACGTCGTGTTCGTGCAACTGCCCGACGTCGGTGCGGATCTCACCTCGGGCGAGTCGTTCGGTGAGGTGGAATCGACCAAGTCGGTATCCGATCTGTACGCGCCTGTCACTGCCAAAGTGCTTGCCGTCAACGAGAATCTGGAGAGCAGCCCCGATCTGGTGAACTCCGACCCGTACGGCGAGGGCTGGCTGGTCGACCTCCAGCTCGACGCCGACGAGATGGAAGCAGCGCTGGACGGCCTGCTCGACGCTGACGGCTACCGTGGCGTGGTGACCGAGTGA
- a CDS encoding CDP-alcohol phosphatidyltransferase family protein translates to MDASASGERDRILTVPNALSALRLVLVPVFLWLLFGAHATAWAVGVLMFSGFSDWADGKIARLVDNQSSRLGELLDPFVDRVYMVTVPLALAVDGSVPWWFVITLLSRDVLLAATLPLLRGRGLTALPVTYLGKAATFALMSGFPLVLLGQFDALWSRVVLACAWGFLIWGMALYLWSGVLYLVQVVMVVQRLPKVRAGG, encoded by the coding sequence ATGGACGCCTCTGCGTCGGGGGAGCGCGACCGCATACTGACGGTGCCCAACGCATTGTCGGCGCTGCGCCTGGTGCTGGTCCCGGTGTTCCTCTGGCTGCTGTTCGGTGCGCACGCCACCGCCTGGGCGGTCGGCGTGTTGATGTTCAGCGGGTTCTCAGATTGGGCCGACGGCAAGATCGCGCGGCTGGTCGACAATCAGTCGTCACGGCTGGGGGAGCTGCTCGACCCGTTCGTCGACCGGGTGTACATGGTGACCGTGCCGCTGGCGCTCGCGGTCGACGGCAGCGTCCCGTGGTGGTTCGTGATCACGCTGCTATCCCGCGACGTGCTGCTCGCAGCGACGCTGCCGCTGCTGCGCGGCCGGGGACTGACCGCCTTACCGGTCACCTACCTCGGTAAAGCCGCGACGTTCGCGTTGATGTCCGGTTTCCCGTTGGTGCTCCTGGGCCAGTTTGACGCCCTGTGGAGCCGGGTGGTGCTGGCGTGCGCCTGGGGGTTCCTGATCTGGGGGATGGCGCTGTACCTCTGGTCCGGGGTGCTGTACCTGGTGCAGGTGGTGATGGTCGTCCAGCGATTGCCGAAGGTCCGGGCCGGTGGCTGA
- the garA gene encoding glycogen accumulation regulator GarA, translated as MTDKDINSGGDQTSEEVTVETTSVFRADFLNELDAPPAAGSDSAVSGVEGLPVGSALLVVKRGPNAGSRFLLDQPTTSAGRHPDSDIFLDDVTVSRRHAEFRLESGEFQVVDVGSLNGTYVNREPVDSAVLSNGDEVQIGKFRLVFLTGPSTDENGPSS; from the coding sequence GTGACGGACAAGGACATCAACTCTGGGGGCGACCAGACGTCTGAAGAAGTCACCGTCGAGACCACCTCGGTATTCCGGGCCGACTTCCTCAACGAGCTGGACGCACCGCCTGCGGCAGGGTCCGACAGTGCGGTCTCCGGTGTCGAGGGTCTGCCGGTGGGCTCGGCGCTTCTGGTCGTCAAGCGGGGTCCGAACGCGGGTTCGCGGTTCCTGCTCGACCAGCCGACCACCTCCGCCGGTCGCCATCCCGACAGCGACATCTTCCTCGACGACGTCACCGTCAGCCGACGGCATGCCGAGTTCCGGCTCGAGAGCGGTGAGTTCCAGGTGGTCGACGTCGGCAGCCTCAACGGCACCTACGTCAACCGCGAGCCGGTGGACTCCGCCGTTCTCTCCAACGGTGACGAAGTGCAGATCGGCAAGTTCCGCCTGGTGTTCCTCACGGGTCCCAGCACCGACGAGAACGGCCCGAGCAGCTAG
- the ftsR gene encoding transcriptional regulator FtsR: MSQPDSAALAGMSIGAVLDLLRPDFPDVTISKIRFLEAEGLVAPERTASGYRRFTAYDCARLRFILTAQRDQYLPLKVIKAQLDAQPDGALPPHSAPYLAPRLVPVGAGSDDAAAVASVAPTQARLSREDLLERSGIDDDLLAALIKAGVITPSSKAGGGIFFDEHSVVIAQCARALADYGVEPRHLRAFRSAADRQSDLIAQIAGPVGKAGTTGARDRADDLAREVAALAITLHTSLIKSAVRDVLDR; encoded by the coding sequence ATGAGCCAGCCCGACAGCGCCGCACTCGCCGGGATGTCCATCGGGGCGGTCCTGGACCTGCTGCGACCGGACTTCCCGGACGTGACGATCTCCAAGATCCGGTTCCTGGAGGCAGAAGGTCTCGTCGCACCGGAGCGCACCGCCTCGGGCTACCGGCGGTTCACCGCCTACGACTGTGCGCGGCTCCGGTTCATCCTCACCGCTCAACGCGATCAGTACTTGCCGCTCAAGGTCATCAAGGCACAGCTCGACGCACAGCCCGATGGTGCGCTGCCGCCCCATTCGGCGCCCTACCTGGCGCCGCGGTTGGTGCCGGTGGGTGCCGGCAGCGACGACGCGGCTGCAGTGGCGAGCGTGGCCCCAACCCAGGCGCGGCTCAGCCGCGAGGACCTGCTCGAGCGGTCCGGAATCGACGACGACCTGCTGGCCGCGCTGATCAAGGCCGGGGTGATCACCCCGTCTTCGAAGGCAGGCGGCGGGATCTTCTTCGACGAGCACTCCGTCGTGATCGCCCAGTGTGCCCGCGCGCTGGCCGACTACGGCGTGGAACCACGGCACCTGCGCGCGTTCCGCTCGGCCGCCGACCGGCAGTCCGACCTCATCGCCCAGATCGCCGGTCCGGTGGGTAAGGCCGGCACCACCGGCGCCCGTGACCGGGCCGACGACCTCGCCCGGGAAGTCGCGGCACTGGCCATCACCCTGCACACCTCGTTGATCAAATCAGCGGTACGCGACGTACTGGATCGCTGA